The genomic stretch GACGGTGATCGTCGTGGTGAGATAGCCGAAGGCGACATGGTCGCCGCCGAGCGCCTGCAACGCGAGGTCGGCGTCGATTACCTTGTTGTCGGCATCGCTGTCGAGGAGCTGCGTCGGCTGGTTGTAGAGCACTTCGCGCAGCAGTGCGGTGATCGACTTGCGCTTGTTGAACCATTGCCGACGGATGCGCGTCAGCACCTTGATCGCGTCGGTCTTGTCGAGCGCGATGAAACGGGTCGTCCAGCGATAGGCGAAATCCGCCGCGTTGAGGGCATTGAGGATCCCGGGCCTGCTCGCATTGGGAAAGCCGAGGAGCGTGATCGTTCGCAGGTGCGCTTCGCCGAGCCGCGGCTCGAGCCCGCCGACAAGCGGCGTGTCGGCGAGGACCGCGTCGAGGTACATCGGCATCTCGGGCACGCGGACGCGGTGCGGCCGGGCCGATATGCCCGCGTGGAGGTAGGTGAGCGTCTCCGCGTCATCGAGCGCGCGGATTTCCGGCATGAAGCCCGAGAGCAGGTCGAGCAGGCGGTTGGTTTCGGTCACGAAGCCGCCGAGGGCGGCGCGCCAGTCCCGCCCGGCGTGCTCCTGCGGGCGTTCCACCAGCACCCGGCCCGCGGCATCGCTGCTGTCGGCCGGAGGCATCCAGACGAGCGTGCCGTAATAGCGGCTCTCGAAATGCTCGCCTTCGGCTTCGAAGGCGATCCGCCGCTCTTCGTCGACCAGCCAGGACGCGGCGTCCGGGAAGCGGCTCTGCGGATAGGCCAGCGCCTCCTGCCGGACCGCCTCGAAGAACAGCGCCCATCCCGAGCCGAGCCGCCGGAGTGCGTTGTTGGCGCGCGCCGAGGCGGCGACGAGCTCGGCCTCGGTCGCGCTTTCCAGGTCGGGACCGCGAAAGGCGAAGCTGCGCTGGAAGCTGCCGTCCTTGTTGAGGACCACGCCCGGCGCGACCAGCGCGGCCCAGGGAAGATGGTCGGCGAGCCGATCGGCACGCCGGCGATATTCGTGAAGCGCTAGCATGCCAGGTATCCCTTCTGGCGGAGGTGCCGCAGCAGCACGGGGGCGAAATCGGGATCGCGCCGCGCGGCGAAGACCGCGAGGCTGTGGCCCACGGCCCACAAGGCAAGCCCGGCCAGCCATTGCTGCAGGCCGAGGCCGACCGCCGCGGCGAGCGTGCCGTTGACGATCGCCAGGCCGCGCGGCGCCCCGCCCAGCAGGATGGGCGAACCGAGGCTGGCGTGGATCGGCACCTCGAAGCCTTCGACATGATGCAAGCCGGTGGTCACGCGACGAGCGCCCCGCCGCCGAAGCTGAAGAAGGAGAGGAAGAAGCTCGACGCCGCGAAGGCGATCGACAGGCCGAAGATGATCTGGATCAGGCGACGAAAGCCGCCGGCCGTCTCGCCGAACGCGAGCGTCAGGCCGGTGACGATGATGATGATCACCGCGATGATCTTGGCGACCGGCCCCTGCACCGATTCCAGGACCTGCTCGAGCGGCTGCTCCCAGGGCATGCCGGAGCCACCGGCCCAGGCGGGTTCGGCAAGCGTTGTCGCCAGACCGAGGGCAAGGCCGGCGAGAAGGTTGGGGCGTAAGGACATAGCGCGCATGGGTCAGTCTCCTGTGAGAGAGGCGGCGGGTTCGGGAGTGATGTCGAGCACGGCGTATTCGGCGTCGGGATCGAGGCCGACGACGCGCGCGAGCGTGTCGACCCGCCGGCCGGTGCCGCGGCCCGAGATGAAGACGACGAGATCGATCGCTTCGGCGATGAGGCGTCGGGGAACCGTGACCACCGCTTCCTGCACCAGCTGCTCGAG from Tsuneonella deserti encodes the following:
- a CDS encoding VirB3 family type IV secretion system protein gives rise to the protein MTTGLHHVEGFEVPIHASLGSPILLGGAPRGLAIVNGTLAAAVGLGLQQWLAGLALWAVGHSLAVFAARRDPDFAPVLLRHLRQKGYLAC
- a CDS encoding TrbC/VirB2 family protein, with protein sequence MSLRPNLLAGLALGLATTLAEPAWAGGSGMPWEQPLEQVLESVQGPVAKIIAVIIIIVTGLTLAFGETAGGFRRLIQIIFGLSIAFAASSFFLSFFSFGGGALVA